One window from the genome of Cucumis melo cultivar AY chromosome 12, USDA_Cmelo_AY_1.0, whole genome shotgun sequence encodes:
- the LOC103502061 gene encoding uncharacterized protein LOC103502061: MQGFLYLVDSLREGSSTTRPPVLDGANYAYWKARIIAFIKSIDSKCWKAMIAGLKHPSPKDVAGKETLKQEITWSKDKDEAAFGNSRALNAIFNGVDQNIFKWINTCLFAKEAWNILETAYEGTSKVKISKLQILSSKFEAVKLIEDETIVEFNVRVLDLANESFALSEKLTNTKQVRKVQRSLPPRFNMKVTTIEEANDILVIRLDELFDSLRTFELSLDLHLLIRESVRKRQSLPQRSPSSIVGSRRKDSYQNTDQIDKSVRCHECEGFRHHQAEYAIYLKRKKKGLAITLSGRALISCEQEISNDNNLIVGSEEKRELDSEKLPSSGEKLVKEKVIGKGHIDRSGTPNLRDVKLVKGRSSKYSMPYTQLDYSSSWNCVYKLSAMEGS, translated from the exons ATGCAAGGTTTTCTGTATTTAGTGGATTCTCTTCGTGAAGGATCCTCAACAACAAGACCACCTGTTCTAGATGGAGCAAATTATGCCTACTGGAAAGCTCGAATAATTGCATTTATAAAATCGATTGACAGTAAGTGTTGGAAAGCAATGATTGCTGGTTTGAAACATCCTTCCCCTAAAGATGTTGCTGGAAAAGAGACACTTAAACAAGAGATAACTTGGTCCAAAGACAAAGATGAAGCTGCATTTGGAAATTCAAGAGCTTTAAATGCAATTTTCAATGGTGTTGATCAGAATATCTTCAAATGGATTAATACTTGTTTGTTTGCAAAAGAGGCCTGGAATATTCTTGAAACTGCTTATGAAGGAACTTCTAAGGTTAAGATATCCAAACTTCAAATTTTGTCTTCAAAATTCGAAGCAGTTAAGTTGATAGAAGATGAGACCATAGTAGAGTTTAATGTTCGTGTTCTGGATTTGGCTAATGAGTCATTCGCCTTAAGTGAAAAACTTACTAATACAAAGCAGGTGAGAAAAGTGCAAAGATCTCTTCCTCCTCGGTTTAACATGAAAGTCACAACTATAGAGGAAGCTAATGATATTCTAGTCATAAGATTGGATGAGTTGTTTGATTCTTTGCGAACATTCGAGTTGTCACTAGATCTACACTTGCTTATCAGGGAGTCAGTGAGGAAACGACAAAGTCTACCTCAAA GATCACCAAGTTCTATTGTTGGGTCTCGACGGAAGGATAGTTATCAAAATACCGATCAGATTGATAAAAGTGTTAGATGTCATGAGTGTGAAGGATTCAGGCACCATCAAGCTGAGTATgctatttatttaaaaagaaagaaaaaggggcTTGCAATCACATTATCTGGTAGAGCTCTAATCAGTTGTGAGCAAGAAATATCTAATGATAATAATCTAATTGTTGGTTCTGAAGAAAAACGTGAGTTAGATAGTGAGAAGTTACCCTCATCTGGTGAAAAACTGGTCAAG GAAAAAGTTATTGGTAAAGGTCATATTGATCGGTCAGGTACACCAAATCTTCGTGATGTCAAATTAGTTAAAG GCAGAAGCAGTAAATATAGCATGCCATATACACAATTGGATTACTCTTCGTCCTGGAACTGTGTATACAAATTATCAGCTATGGAAGGGTCGTAA